The following are encoded together in the Variovorax sp. PBS-H4 genome:
- the cheY gene encoding chemotaxis response regulator CheY — MIDKSIKILVVDDFPTMRRIVRNLLKELEFLNVDEAEDGAAGIEKLRGGDFGFVVSDWNMPNMDGLTMLKTIRADPELAKLPVLMVTAEAKKENIIAAAQAGANGYVVKPFTAATLEEKLNKIFEKIQKETA; from the coding sequence GTGATCGACAAGAGCATCAAAATTTTGGTCGTGGACGACTTCCCGACCATGCGCCGCATCGTGCGCAACCTGTTGAAGGAGCTCGAGTTCCTCAACGTCGACGAGGCCGAGGACGGCGCTGCGGGCATCGAGAAGCTGCGCGGCGGCGATTTCGGATTCGTGGTGTCGGACTGGAACATGCCCAACATGGACGGACTGACCATGCTGAAGACGATCCGCGCCGATCCCGAGCTGGCCAAGCTGCCGGTGCTGATGGTCACCGCCGAGGCCAAGAAGGAAAACATCATCGCCGCGGCGCAGGCCGGCGCCAACGGCTATGTGGTCAAGCCCTTCACCGCTGCCACGCTGGAGGAAAAGCTCAACAAGATCTTCGAGAAGATCCAGAAAGAGACGGCATGA
- the flhF gene encoding flagellar biosynthesis protein FlhF, giving the protein MNIITDVRTAARKFVAATSREALRLAREALGSEAMVLTNRVVAEGVEIVAMAPEEMEQVAEHAMPAAMAAPHATVHATVASADRPRPAPAQSQAFTPIAAPAPAATAAMPAPMPVPSMPPMPFMPSVPMRPAVPVTPLLQQAQTVAPAMTFAPAGEAPAAATPPPDPVLSELHSMRGMIEEQLATVVWNDRQRRDPMRGRLLRTLLGAGFSARLAKAMLEHLPANQSYAQGMAFVRSELVRTVPVMEDEDALLAQGGVYALMGPTGVGKTTTTAKLAARCVMRFGADKLALVTTDSYRIGAYEQLRIYGQILNVPVYAVKDATDLQLVLNDLRNKHMVLIDTVGMSQRDRAVSEQIAMLGSSPRPVKRLLLLNAASHGDTLNEVVHAYRHGASGNELAGCIFTKVDEATHPGALIDTVIRHRLPVHYVSSGQKVPENLAPADRAALVDSVFQAKAPSALFVPGESDLQDRPAGAEEASEVAQAQAETERLRVRYQQLIHAMAHDAQEVAWAAKALADADLGFDAARELWRMAADENVLHKTVLQSLKAHAWSEVATGCDHHVLALGGQLGLKSNEGGDAYGCESSLLLSDRDGRPVAAPNQWLSTAGAGGATAAAARRAGLRPLQWVAQQDFGKPVVHALQRLPAIEFMGEMQARGLAWLARAPGSTAIVDAAGARGTLARLALAFGEPHPVRFKGKPALQAEAHAEVLLRGEHGLPALRCVVTRVVEPKTRKILAQGYLLSNVGSEVGAEQLARWHGWAAEAEPCFRLLRQGLQLVGGLGELGDPHMMKRVLIAGQASTTVWRLLHAEGEWAGRARSLLSQLTGRRLRPDRAPSGNVLYEGVAKMFLLLEALGT; this is encoded by the coding sequence TTGAACATCATCACGGACGTGCGCACCGCCGCACGCAAGTTCGTCGCCGCCACCAGCCGCGAAGCCCTGCGGCTGGCCCGCGAAGCCCTCGGTTCGGAAGCCATGGTGCTGACCAACCGCGTCGTCGCCGAGGGCGTCGAGATCGTCGCCATGGCGCCGGAGGAAATGGAGCAGGTCGCGGAGCATGCGATGCCTGCCGCGATGGCGGCGCCCCATGCCACGGTGCATGCAACGGTGGCGTCCGCCGACAGGCCCAGGCCCGCACCCGCGCAGTCGCAAGCATTTACGCCCATCGCGGCGCCTGCACCGGCGGCCACCGCCGCGATGCCCGCGCCCATGCCGGTACCGTCGATGCCGCCGATGCCCTTCATGCCTTCGGTGCCAATGCGTCCGGCGGTGCCCGTCACGCCCCTGCTGCAACAGGCCCAGACCGTGGCGCCTGCCATGACGTTCGCGCCGGCGGGTGAAGCCCCGGCCGCCGCCACGCCGCCCCCCGATCCGGTGCTCAGCGAGCTTCACTCCATGCGCGGCATGATCGAGGAACAGCTCGCCACCGTGGTCTGGAACGACCGCCAGCGCCGCGACCCCATGCGCGGGCGCCTGCTGCGCACGCTGCTGGGCGCCGGCTTCAGCGCCCGCCTCGCCAAGGCCATGCTGGAGCACCTGCCGGCCAACCAGAGCTACGCCCAGGGCATGGCCTTCGTGCGCTCGGAGCTGGTTCGTACCGTGCCGGTGATGGAAGACGAGGATGCGCTGCTGGCGCAGGGCGGCGTGTATGCGCTGATGGGCCCCACTGGCGTCGGCAAGACGACCACCACCGCCAAGCTCGCAGCACGTTGCGTGATGCGCTTCGGGGCCGACAAGCTGGCACTGGTGACCACCGACAGCTACCGGATCGGCGCCTACGAGCAGCTGCGCATCTACGGCCAGATCCTCAACGTGCCGGTTTACGCGGTGAAGGATGCGACCGACCTGCAGCTGGTGCTCAACGACCTGCGCAACAAGCACATGGTGCTCATCGACACCGTAGGCATGAGCCAGCGCGACCGCGCCGTCTCCGAGCAGATCGCCATGCTCGGCAGCAGCCCGCGGCCGGTGAAGCGGCTGCTGCTGCTCAACGCCGCCAGCCACGGCGACACCCTCAACGAGGTGGTGCATGCCTACCGGCATGGCGCGAGCGGCAACGAGCTGGCCGGCTGCATCTTCACCAAGGTGGACGAGGCGACGCACCCGGGTGCGCTGATCGACACCGTGATCCGCCACCGCCTGCCGGTGCACTACGTCTCCAGTGGCCAGAAGGTGCCGGAGAACCTGGCGCCGGCCGACCGCGCCGCGCTGGTCGACAGCGTGTTCCAGGCCAAGGCGCCGAGCGCGCTCTTCGTGCCCGGTGAAAGCGACCTGCAGGACAGGCCGGCCGGCGCCGAGGAGGCGTCGGAGGTGGCACAGGCGCAAGCCGAGACCGAGCGCCTGCGCGTCAGGTACCAGCAGCTGATCCATGCCATGGCCCATGACGCGCAGGAGGTGGCCTGGGCCGCCAAGGCCCTGGCCGATGCCGACCTGGGCTTCGATGCGGCGCGCGAGCTGTGGCGCATGGCGGCCGACGAGAACGTGCTGCACAAGACGGTGCTGCAGTCGCTCAAGGCGCATGCGTGGAGCGAGGTTGCCACCGGCTGCGACCACCACGTGCTGGCGCTCGGCGGGCAGCTCGGCCTCAAGTCGAACGAGGGCGGCGACGCCTACGGATGCGAGAGCAGCCTGCTGCTGTCGGATCGCGACGGCAGGCCCGTGGCTGCGCCCAACCAGTGGCTTTCCACCGCCGGTGCCGGTGGGGCAACTGCTGCTGCGGCGCGCAGGGCCGGGCTGCGCCCGCTGCAGTGGGTGGCTCAGCAGGATTTCGGCAAGCCGGTAGTGCATGCGCTGCAGCGCCTGCCCGCTATCGAATTCATGGGTGAGATGCAGGCCCGCGGATTGGCCTGGTTGGCGCGTGCGCCGGGCTCGACCGCCATCGTCGACGCGGCCGGCGCCCGCGGCACGCTGGCGCGGCTCGCGCTGGCGTTCGGCGAGCCGCACCCGGTGCGCTTCAAGGGCAAGCCGGCGCTTCAGGCCGAGGCCCACGCCGAGGTGCTGCTGCGCGGCGAACACGGGCTGCCTGCGCTGCGCTGCGTGGTGACCCGCGTGGTGGAGCCGAAGACCCGCAAGATCCTTGCGCAGGGTTATCTGCTGTCGAACGTCGGCAGCGAAGTCGGCGCCGAACAGCTCGCCCGTTGGCACGGGTGGGCCGCCGAGGCCGAGCCCTGCTTCCGGCTGTTGCGGCAGGGCCTGCAACTGGTGGGCGGCTTGGGCGAGCTGGGCGACCCGCACATGATGAAGCGCGTGCTGATCGCCGGCCAGGCCAGCACCACCGTGTGGCGCCTGCTGCACGCCGAAGGCGAATGGGCGGGCCGCGCACGTTCGCTGTTGAGCCAGCTGACCGGCCGGCGCCTGCGGCCCGACCGCGCGCCTTCGGGCAACGTGCTCTACGAGGGCGTGGCCAAGATGTTCCTGCTGCTGGAGGCGCTGGGTACATGA
- the cheZ gene encoding protein phosphatase CheZ, translating into MSANIPGNKHDELLGRIGQLTRQLREGMRELGLDKQVERAAQAIPDARDRLNYVAAMTERAAHRALNAIDVAQPMQEALSSGAKDLSGRWDQWFANPIELDRARELVMDTRGYLQQVPERASAINSQLMEIMMAQDFQDLTGQVIKKMMEVVNEVETQLLQVLIDNSPMEKRPELAIVQANGLMNGPQIKADNPEAVTDQAQVDDLLESLGF; encoded by the coding sequence ATGAGCGCAAACATACCGGGCAACAAGCACGACGAACTGCTGGGCCGCATCGGCCAATTGACGCGGCAACTGCGCGAGGGCATGCGCGAGCTGGGATTGGACAAGCAGGTCGAGCGCGCCGCGCAGGCCATTCCCGATGCGCGCGACCGCCTCAACTACGTGGCCGCCATGACCGAGCGCGCCGCCCACCGCGCCTTGAACGCGATCGACGTCGCGCAGCCGATGCAGGAAGCGCTGTCCAGCGGCGCCAAGGACTTGAGCGGGCGCTGGGACCAGTGGTTCGCCAACCCGATCGAGCTCGACCGAGCGCGGGAGCTGGTGATGGACACGCGCGGCTACCTCCAGCAGGTGCCCGAGCGCGCCAGCGCCATCAACTCCCAGCTGATGGAAATCATGATGGCGCAGGACTTCCAGGACCTGACGGGGCAGGTCATCAAGAAGATGATGGAAGTGGTCAACGAGGTCGAGACGCAGCTCTTGCAAGTGCTGATCGACAACTCGCCGATGGAGAAGCGGCCGGAGCTCGCGATCGTCCAGGCCAACGGCTTGATGAATGGGCCGCAGATCAAGGCCGACAACCCGGAGGCGGTGACGGATCAGGCGCAGGTGGACGATCTGCTGGAGAGCCTGGGGTTCTAG
- the flhB gene encoding flagellar biosynthesis protein FlhB, with protein sequence MAEESDLEKTEPASPRRLEKAREEGNVARSRELVTFVLLGTAVGGLWALSGPLGRHFQATFSHGLRFERAAAFDTSFMLTQAGLLAMQALVATAPLMGMLVLAALVAPLMLGGWLFSTQALGPKFDKLDPIAGVKRLFSTQSLAELFKALAKSLLIGGVAWMVIMGGMDEVNALMAQSERAALPQMIMLVAHNCALITAALLLIALVDVPWQLWSYYRKLRMSREDLRQEHKESEGDPHIKAQIRRQQQQQMARRRMMSEVPKADIVVTNPTHFAVALKYVDGDMRAPRVVAKGTDHVAERIREIAKENKVAILEAPPLTRALYKHTRLGDEIPAGLYTAVAEVLAWVYRLKRWQAEGGEAPRTPGDLPIPQDLEYNLQSA encoded by the coding sequence ATGGCTGAAGAAAGCGATCTCGAAAAGACAGAACCCGCCTCGCCTCGGCGCCTCGAAAAGGCGCGCGAAGAAGGCAATGTGGCCCGCTCCCGCGAGCTGGTCACCTTCGTTCTGCTCGGGACCGCGGTCGGTGGCCTGTGGGCGCTGTCCGGGCCGCTGGGCCGGCACTTCCAGGCGACGTTCAGCCACGGCCTGCGCTTCGAGCGGGCGGCGGCCTTCGACACCTCCTTCATGCTCACGCAGGCCGGTCTGCTCGCGATGCAGGCGCTGGTCGCGACCGCGCCGCTGATGGGCATGCTCGTGCTGGCCGCGCTGGTGGCGCCACTGATGCTCGGCGGCTGGCTGTTCTCGACGCAGGCGCTGGGTCCCAAGTTCGACAAGCTCGATCCCATCGCAGGCGTCAAGCGCCTGTTCTCCACCCAGTCCCTGGCCGAGCTGTTCAAGGCGCTGGCCAAATCGCTGCTGATCGGCGGCGTGGCGTGGATGGTGATCATGGGTGGGATGGACGAGGTCAACGCGCTCATGGCCCAGTCCGAGCGCGCCGCGCTGCCGCAGATGATCATGCTGGTGGCGCACAACTGCGCGCTCATCACCGCCGCGCTGCTTCTGATCGCCTTGGTGGACGTGCCCTGGCAGCTGTGGAGCTACTACCGCAAGCTGCGCATGTCGCGCGAAGACCTGCGCCAGGAGCACAAGGAAAGCGAAGGCGACCCGCACATCAAGGCGCAGATCCGCCGGCAGCAGCAGCAGCAGATGGCCAGGCGCCGCATGATGTCCGAGGTGCCCAAGGCCGACATCGTGGTCACCAATCCCACGCACTTCGCGGTGGCGCTCAAGTACGTCGACGGCGACATGCGCGCGCCGCGCGTGGTGGCCAAGGGCACCGACCATGTGGCCGAACGCATCCGCGAAATCGCCAAGGAGAACAAGGTTGCGATCCTCGAGGCGCCGCCGCTCACGCGCGCGCTCTACAAGCACACCCGCCTGGGCGACGAGATCCCCGCCGGGCTATACACCGCGGTGGCCGAGGTGCTGGCCTGGGTCTACCGGCTCAAGCGCTGGCAGGCCGAGGGCGGCGAGGCGCCGCGCACGCCGGGCGATCTGCCCATTCCCCAGGACCTCGAATACAACCTGCAGAGCGCATGA
- the flhA gene encoding flagellar biosynthesis protein FlhA: protein MNAIATFLRLPPQSFSGAQMKGLAGPILIIMILSMMVLPLPAFLLDLLFTFNIAMSVMVLLVSMYTMKALDFAAFPAVLLFSTLLRLSLNVASTRVVLMHGHTGPDAAGKVIEAFGHFLVGGNFAVGVMVFIILVLINFMVITKGAGRIAEVGARFMLDAMPGKQMAIDADLNAGLIGEDVARKRRTEVGQEADFYGSMDGASKFVRGDAIAGLLIMVINIIGGLVVGVVQHGLDFSTAGKTYTLLAIGDGLVAQIPALVISTAAGVIVSRVTTDEDVGRQLTGQLFSNPQVLFLTAAIIGLMGMIPGMPNLAFLLIAGGLAWFGRRLLLRAPQKAAEQAAAAKAAATVPAPEAAEATWDDVALVDPLGMEVGYRLIPLVDQSQQGELLGRIKSIRKKIAQELGFLVPVVHIRDNLEIQPNSYVIRLKGVEIGRGEAYPNQWMAINPGQVTGTLPGTPTQDPAFGLPAVWIDAAQRQQAQVLGYTVVDACTVMATHLNHLIQMHAAELLGRQEVQQLLDQVGKTAPKLTEDLVPKVLSLSTLHKVLQNLLEEEVPIRDMRTILDVMAEHAPTVKDATELTSLTRLALGRAIVQQLFPGDSEVQALGLDASLDGVLQQAMTNNSGIEPGLADNLLTQTQAAIARQEQMGLVPVLVVQHSLRVLLSRFLRRSLPQLKVLSHAEIPDSRRIKITATIGGRV from the coding sequence ATGAACGCGATTGCCACTTTCCTGCGCCTGCCGCCGCAGAGCTTCTCCGGCGCCCAGATGAAAGGCCTGGCCGGCCCGATCCTCATCATCATGATCCTGAGCATGATGGTGCTGCCGCTGCCGGCCTTCCTGCTGGACCTGCTGTTCACCTTCAACATCGCGATGTCGGTGATGGTGCTGCTGGTCAGCATGTACACCATGAAGGCGCTGGACTTCGCGGCCTTTCCGGCAGTGCTTCTGTTTTCGACGCTGCTGCGCCTGTCGCTCAACGTGGCCTCCACCCGCGTGGTGCTGATGCACGGCCACACCGGCCCTGATGCGGCCGGCAAGGTGATCGAGGCCTTCGGCCACTTCCTGGTGGGCGGCAATTTCGCGGTCGGCGTGATGGTCTTCATCATCCTGGTGCTGATCAACTTCATGGTCATCACCAAGGGCGCGGGCCGCATTGCCGAGGTCGGCGCGCGCTTCATGCTCGATGCGATGCCCGGCAAGCAGATGGCGATCGACGCCGACCTCAATGCCGGTCTGATCGGCGAGGACGTGGCGCGCAAGCGGCGCACCGAGGTCGGGCAGGAGGCCGATTTCTACGGCTCCATGGACGGTGCCAGCAAGTTCGTGCGCGGGGACGCCATTGCAGGCCTGCTGATCATGGTCATCAACATCATCGGCGGACTGGTGGTGGGCGTGGTGCAGCACGGGCTCGACTTCTCGACCGCGGGCAAGACCTACACGCTGCTGGCCATCGGCGACGGCCTGGTAGCGCAGATCCCGGCGCTGGTGATCTCGACCGCGGCCGGCGTGATCGTCTCGCGCGTGACGACCGACGAAGACGTGGGGCGCCAGCTCACCGGCCAGCTCTTCTCCAACCCGCAGGTGCTGTTCCTCACGGCCGCGATCATCGGCCTGATGGGCATGATCCCCGGCATGCCGAACCTGGCCTTCCTGCTGATCGCGGGCGGCCTGGCCTGGTTCGGACGCCGGCTGCTGCTGCGCGCGCCGCAGAAGGCTGCGGAGCAGGCGGCCGCCGCGAAGGCAGCGGCCACCGTGCCGGCGCCCGAGGCCGCCGAAGCCACCTGGGACGACGTGGCGCTGGTCGACCCGCTGGGCATGGAGGTCGGCTACCGGCTGATCCCGCTGGTGGACCAGTCGCAGCAAGGCGAACTGCTGGGCCGCATCAAGAGCATCCGCAAGAAGATCGCGCAGGAGCTGGGCTTCCTGGTGCCGGTGGTGCACATCCGCGACAACCTCGAGATCCAGCCCAACAGCTACGTCATTCGACTCAAGGGCGTCGAGATCGGGCGTGGCGAGGCGTATCCGAACCAGTGGATGGCGATCAATCCTGGCCAGGTCACGGGGACGCTGCCCGGCACGCCGACGCAGGACCCGGCCTTCGGCCTGCCGGCAGTGTGGATCGACGCCGCGCAGCGCCAGCAGGCGCAGGTGCTCGGCTACACCGTGGTCGATGCCTGCACCGTGATGGCCACGCACCTCAACCACCTGATCCAGATGCATGCTGCCGAGCTGCTGGGCCGCCAGGAAGTGCAGCAGCTGCTCGACCAGGTCGGCAAGACTGCACCCAAGTTGACCGAGGACCTGGTGCCCAAGGTGCTCTCGCTGAGCACGCTGCACAAGGTGCTGCAGAACCTGCTCGAGGAAGAGGTGCCGATCCGCGACATGCGCACCATCCTCGACGTGATGGCCGAGCACGCGCCGACCGTGAAGGACGCCACCGAGCTGACCTCGCTCACGCGGCTGGCCCTGGGCCGCGCCATCGTGCAGCAGCTGTTCCCGGGCGATTCCGAGGTGCAGGCGCTCGGCCTCGATGCCTCGCTCGACGGCGTGCTGCAGCAGGCCATGACCAACAACAGCGGCATCGAGCCGGGCCTGGCCGACAACCTGCTCACGCAGACCCAGGCCGCGATCGCGCGCCAGGAGCAGATGGGCCTGGTGCCGGTCCTGGTCGTGCAGCACTCGCTGCGGGTGCTGCTGTCCCGCTTCCTGCGGCGCAGCCTGCCGCAGCTCAAGGTGCTCTCGCATGCCGAGATCCCTGATTCACGCCGCATCAAGATCACCGCCACCATCGGAGGAAGAGTTTGA
- a CDS encoding type II toxin-antitoxin system VapB family antitoxin — protein sequence MRTTVTLDDELLSQARTFTGIQENSALIQQALKTLVQREAARRLARLGGSAPGLQAAPRRRGKGANDPR from the coding sequence ATGCGCACCACCGTCACCTTGGACGACGAGCTGCTCTCTCAAGCTCGGACATTCACGGGCATCCAGGAGAACTCCGCGCTGATCCAACAGGCGCTCAAAACCCTTGTCCAGAGGGAAGCCGCCCGTCGGCTGGCGCGCTTGGGAGGCAGCGCGCCGGGCCTCCAGGCTGCGCCGAGACGCCGGGGAAAAGGCGCGAATGATCCTCGTTGA
- a CDS encoding RNA polymerase sigma factor FliA: MYTAQGTIEKSHLLKQHQPMVRRIALQMLAKLPASVELDDLIQAGMIGLLDASTRYQDNRGAQFETFASQRIRGAMIDELRANDWGSRGLRQSARKVESAIQALEHRLGRAPNEGEIAKELKMTLEAYQGLLQEIQGCQLLYVEDFSQDSEGDSPFLDRHASGARDERGSASDDPLAQLMESGFRHQLVAAIGELPERDRLLLNLYYEEELNLREIGAILEVSQSRVCQLHSQAISRLRGKLKDLL; encoded by the coding sequence GTGTACACCGCACAGGGAACCATTGAAAAGTCCCATCTGCTCAAGCAGCACCAGCCCATGGTGCGACGCATTGCGCTGCAGATGCTGGCCAAGCTGCCTGCCAGCGTGGAGCTCGACGACCTCATCCAGGCCGGCATGATCGGCCTGCTCGATGCGTCGACGCGCTACCAGGACAACCGCGGCGCGCAGTTCGAAACCTTCGCCAGCCAGCGCATCCGCGGCGCCATGATCGACGAGCTGCGAGCCAACGACTGGGGCTCGCGCGGCCTGCGCCAGTCGGCGCGCAAGGTCGAGAGCGCGATCCAGGCGCTCGAGCACCGGCTGGGCCGCGCTCCCAACGAGGGCGAGATCGCGAAGGAGCTGAAGATGACCCTGGAGGCCTACCAGGGCCTGCTGCAGGAGATCCAGGGCTGCCAGTTGCTCTACGTCGAGGACTTCTCGCAGGACAGCGAGGGCGACAGCCCGTTCCTGGACCGCCATGCGAGCGGGGCGAGGGACGAGCGTGGCAGCGCCAGCGACGACCCGCTCGCCCAGCTGATGGAAAGCGGTTTTCGCCATCAGCTGGTGGCGGCCATCGGCGAGCTCCCCGAACGCGACCGGTTGCTTCTCAATCTCTATTACGAGGAGGAACTCAACCTGCGAGAGATCGGCGCCATTCTCGAGGTGAGCCAGTCGCGCGTGTGCCAGCTGCACAGCCAGGCCATCAGCCGGCTGCGCGGGAAGCTCAAGGATCTTCTGTAG
- a CDS encoding type II toxin-antitoxin system VapC family toxin has product MILVDTSVWIDHLARGDSRLQSLLEEGEVLMHPYIVAEIALGSLTRRKETVGALQALPEIPAARHDEVMAFLGNERLFGLGIGYVDLHLLAATRLAVGTKLWTRDRRLLQAALKFNLAAFAAH; this is encoded by the coding sequence ATGATCCTCGTTGACACGTCGGTATGGATCGACCACCTGGCCCGGGGCGATTCAAGATTGCAATCGCTGCTGGAGGAAGGTGAAGTCCTCATGCATCCATACATCGTCGCGGAGATTGCTTTGGGCAGCCTGACTCGGCGAAAAGAGACCGTCGGCGCGTTGCAGGCCTTGCCCGAGATTCCGGCGGCGCGCCATGACGAGGTCATGGCGTTCCTTGGCAACGAGCGCTTGTTCGGCCTCGGGATCGGCTATGTCGATCTTCACTTGCTTGCCGCGACTCGCCTCGCCGTTGGCACGAAGCTATGGACACGCGATCGACGCCTTCTTCAAGCGGCACTGAAATTTAACCTGGCTGCGTTCGCCGCACATTGA
- a CDS encoding DUF3182 family protein, giving the protein MDTPTFSALPGGAQRLAGEGTELAEPGLEGTVVALTADHHAYASEHERATRAQLAWRLARLKKSRFEGEYDNGRTYSAPVYFVPSDTLVGDALPSSLGIASHHALFGGVVPHPFVLTKALVHPLIDPAAAAPPGWSHGFAGQVAHAVLQGFSVFALEDASRAGMRLLEHGAVRVKPVRATGGRGQQVVRDRQALETCIGAMDAAEIAEHGLVLEENLEQPVTVSVGQVHVGTAIASYYGWQRLTCDNRGEKVYGGSDLTVARGDFDALLQLSFPEEIRLAVEQARSLHRAVGAAFPGFFASRINYDVAQGTSSAGRWCSGVLEQSWRVGGASGAEIAALEVFEEQPERRAVNASCFEIYGDGVMPPPNACVYFSGVDPSVGPITKYTVVEP; this is encoded by the coding sequence ATGGACACACCCACATTCAGCGCGCTGCCCGGTGGAGCCCAGAGACTCGCCGGTGAAGGAACCGAGCTCGCGGAGCCCGGCCTCGAAGGAACCGTGGTCGCGCTGACGGCGGACCACCATGCCTATGCCAGCGAGCACGAGCGCGCCACCCGCGCCCAGCTTGCCTGGCGGCTGGCGCGGCTCAAGAAGTCGCGCTTCGAAGGCGAGTACGACAACGGGCGGACCTATTCGGCGCCCGTCTACTTCGTGCCCAGCGACACCCTCGTCGGAGATGCGCTGCCCAGCTCGCTCGGCATCGCAAGCCATCACGCGCTCTTCGGCGGCGTGGTGCCCCATCCCTTCGTGCTCACGAAGGCGCTGGTGCACCCGCTGATCGATCCGGCCGCCGCGGCGCCGCCCGGATGGAGCCACGGGTTCGCCGGGCAGGTTGCGCATGCAGTGCTGCAGGGCTTTTCGGTTTTTGCGCTGGAAGATGCGAGCCGCGCCGGCATGCGTCTGCTGGAGCATGGCGCGGTGCGCGTCAAGCCCGTGCGCGCGACCGGCGGACGCGGCCAGCAGGTGGTGCGCGATCGGCAAGCGCTGGAGACCTGCATCGGGGCTATGGATGCCGCCGAAATTGCCGAGCACGGCCTGGTGCTGGAAGAGAACCTCGAGCAGCCCGTGACCGTCAGCGTCGGCCAGGTGCATGTAGGCACTGCGATCGCGAGCTACTACGGCTGGCAACGGCTGACCTGCGACAACCGGGGCGAGAAGGTCTACGGCGGCTCGGACCTCACCGTGGCGCGCGGCGACTTCGACGCGCTGCTCCAGCTGAGCTTTCCCGAGGAGATCCGCCTCGCCGTGGAGCAGGCGCGCAGCCTGCACCGCGCGGTCGGGGCCGCATTCCCGGGCTTCTTCGCCTCGCGCATCAACTACGACGTGGCGCAGGGCACGAGCAGCGCCGGGCGCTGGTGCTCGGGCGTGCTGGAGCAGTCGTGGCGCGTCGGTGGGGCGAGCGGCGCGGAAATCGCGGCGCTCGAGGTGTTCGAGGAACAGCCGGAGCGCCGTGCCGTCAACGCTTCCTGTTTCGAGATCTACGGCGACGGCGTCATGCCGCCGCCCAATGCGTGTGTGTACTTCAGCGGCGTGGATCCCAGTGTTGGCCCGATCACGAAGTACACCGTGGTCGAGCCCTGA
- a CDS encoding flagellar biosynthesis protein FlhG produces the protein MSKLVPDQADGLRRLLAQTRTRVLAFASMGRGLGVTTVAMNLAAALAYQGKEVLLLDEHGTQAGTASATWAVEPLGTLADVANRRLTVQGAAARAPCGVYVLPAVPRTQAGSGDPRTLWEGDVILVDAALDGEGRLSALAQASDELVLVMQPHAASITATYAGIKRLHYAHALRQLRFLVNGVAEPGAAQQVAHNLAQAGSRYLAVSLQPAGCVRAEIHADAAGRLGRTVVEAYPASPAAADFRRIADEIGQWPWRQGTSLAPLPAPVARGTNTAAVC, from the coding sequence ATGAGCAAATTGGTACCGGACCAGGCAGACGGGCTGCGCCGCCTGCTGGCGCAGACGCGCACCCGGGTGCTCGCCTTCGCGAGCATGGGTCGCGGGCTGGGCGTGACCACCGTGGCGATGAACCTGGCCGCTGCGTTGGCCTACCAAGGCAAGGAGGTGCTGCTACTGGACGAACATGGCACCCAGGCAGGCACCGCCTCTGCCACCTGGGCCGTCGAGCCGCTGGGCACGCTGGCCGATGTGGCCAACCGCCGCCTCACCGTGCAGGGCGCCGCCGCGCGCGCGCCGTGCGGCGTCTACGTGCTGCCGGCCGTGCCGCGCACGCAGGCCGGCAGCGGCGACCCGCGCACGCTGTGGGAAGGCGACGTGATCCTGGTCGACGCAGCGCTCGACGGCGAAGGCCGTCTCTCGGCACTCGCACAGGCGTCCGATGAGCTGGTGCTGGTGATGCAGCCGCACGCGGCGTCCATCACCGCGACCTACGCGGGCATCAAGCGCCTGCATTACGCGCATGCGCTGCGCCAACTGCGCTTCCTCGTCAACGGCGTGGCCGAGCCCGGGGCCGCGCAGCAGGTCGCGCACAACCTGGCCCAGGCCGGCAGCCGCTACCTCGCGGTCTCGCTGCAGCCGGCCGGATGCGTGCGAGCGGAGATCCATGCGGACGCCGCCGGGCGGCTCGGCCGCACCGTGGTCGAGGCCTATCCCGCCAGCCCGGCGGCGGCGGACTTCCGCCGCATCGCCGACGAGATCGGCCAGTGGCCCTGGCGCCAGGGCACGAGCCTTGCGCCGCTACCTGCGCCCGTGGCGCGGGGCACGAACACCGCCGCGGTCTGCTGA